One Pomacea canaliculata isolate SZHN2017 linkage group LG9, ASM307304v1, whole genome shotgun sequence DNA segment encodes these proteins:
- the LOC112572878 gene encoding uncharacterized protein LOC112572878: protein MRWLLCLAYFFACLLIQAWGQTCACQSPGGCNFAQICLPVGNCKRRNEALGKPATMSSAYDNNIKKLKSGPACLAVNGNFDTEFRPINIHASNPNCIHTADNDKSPFWEVDLGQHFDIAIITVYGRNGQLVRLSYVRLTVDGVERYVFTPQSLSLRTEIPFDPPVSGRVVRLSRDTSTLDDKDPFIDFCELQVWVCETGWEGPWCERKVLATTATATTTATATTTTSYNYDYDAEAN from the exons ATGAGGTGGCTGCTATGTCTGGCTTATTTTTTTGCATGTCTTCTTATTCAAGCATGGG GTCAGACGTGTGCTTGTCAGTCTCCAGGGGGATGTAACTTCGCACAAATCTGCTTACCTGTCGGCAACTGCAAAAGAC GTAACGAGGCGCTTGGTAAACCAGCGACGATGAGTTCTGCCTACGACAATAACATCAAAAAGCTGAAGTCAGGTCCGGCTTGTCTGGCTGTCAACGGTAACTTTGACACAGAATTTAGACCCATCAACATCCACGCAAGCAACCCGAATTGTATCCACACAGCAGACAATGACAAAAGTCCTTTCTGGGAGGTGGACTTGGGGCAACACTTTGATATTGCGATCATCACTGTCTACGGTCGTAATGGAC AGCTTGTCCGCTTGAGTTATGTCCGCCTTACGGTGGACGGTGTCGAGAGGTACGTCTTCACACCACAGAGCCTTTCCTTGAGGACGGAAATCCCCTTTGACCCGCCGGTGTCAGGACGTGTGGTCAGGCTGTCCAGAGACACATCAACTCTGGACGACAAGGACCCGTTTATAGATTTCTGTGAGCTGCAGGTGTGGG TGTGCGAAACTGGATGGGAGGGCCCCTGGTGTGAACGAAAGGTACTCGCAACTACAGCTACAGCTACAACTACAGCTACAGCTACAACTACAACTAGCTACAACTACGA TTACGACGCCGAAGCCAACTGA